Proteins encoded in a region of the Paenibacillus sp. W2I17 genome:
- a CDS encoding GNAT family N-acetyltransferase yields MYSYKMLDKISMETLHEAFVDAFSDYQVKMDLPFWKFQQMLQRRGYHPEISMGAFKDERMVGFVINGLRSWNGKATAYDLGTGVVKDCRRQGITSELLLNIQKLLKEKNVEHYLLEVIQSNESAVQLYSKQNFKIQREFSCFQLQKDKFIPQTTCTVECVERIDLEPFKEFWDVEPSWQNSIDSIYAVPEAFIYVVARQDHSIVGYGIIDQKTGDVPQLAVNQNYRGKGIASSILTEMVQRTESPRISVLNVESHLKPMEDFLLVKSGFAYHVGQYEMLLKL; encoded by the coding sequence ATGTACAGTTATAAGATGTTGGACAAGATAAGCATGGAGACACTTCACGAGGCGTTTGTGGATGCATTCTCCGACTACCAGGTTAAAATGGATTTGCCTTTTTGGAAATTTCAACAAATGCTCCAACGAAGGGGGTATCACCCCGAAATATCTATGGGAGCCTTTAAAGATGAGAGAATGGTCGGATTTGTTATCAATGGACTTCGAAGCTGGAATGGAAAGGCAACTGCATATGACCTTGGGACAGGCGTTGTAAAAGATTGCAGACGGCAAGGCATAACAAGCGAGCTGCTCTTGAATATTCAAAAGCTGTTAAAAGAAAAAAATGTAGAGCACTATTTGCTGGAAGTCATCCAATCCAACGAATCTGCAGTTCAGCTGTACAGTAAACAAAACTTCAAAATTCAAAGGGAATTTTCATGTTTCCAGTTGCAAAAAGATAAATTCATACCGCAAACGACCTGCACGGTGGAATGTGTGGAGAGAATCGACTTGGAGCCGTTTAAGGAATTTTGGGATGTGGAGCCATCCTGGCAAAATTCAATTGATTCCATCTACGCTGTACCGGAGGCTTTTATCTATGTGGTTGCACGTCAGGATCACAGCATTGTTGGCTATGGCATTATAGATCAAAAAACAGGTGATGTTCCACAGCTCGCAGTGAACCAAAATTACCGGGGCAAAGGTATTGCAAGCAGCATCCTGACAGAGATGGTCCAACGCACAGAATCGCCTAGAATCAGTGTCCTCAATGTGGAGTCTCATCTGAAACCGATGGAAGATTTCCTTCTGGTCAAATCAGGTTTTGCATATCATGTGGGCCAGTACGAAATGCTCTTGAAATTATAA
- a CDS encoding sensor histidine kinase has product MSRKKYCKRIQFLDDWSLKTKLYILFIFCVLVPVLVTNTVFYQSIKGNIEEKEHSRFNEMQQRIKFNLRNSIDNSLYVSNFLYTDGTLNRFMEFKYRDQEDYYSAYYDMLSNNNLVRYYYSYQQVNQITFYVGNETFVNGGNFIKLDDEVEKSDWYQALMNTSDHIMIYSYFDKQQAEMSQSQGGRKVSIIRKLDYFGEQQVEKVLKVDLDYAFINKSLKNEGANGKVYVVSDGRVIFSNDSKMNQTRQPFNLIANSPIDPVQSMQSIPVVSEDWQIVVSTEKLDVLSEIVNSKLNLTLLIILNLLVPTLLIWLISRSLVIRVDRIAKHLDQVKHEKFEVISGPVGKDEIGSLTHSYNMMVIKIKNLIEIVFKGQVERQALELSKKQAELKALQSQVNPHFMFNTLETIRMRSLIKDELETSDVIHRLALLLRQTINWGDDLITIAEEINFVESYLSIQQYRFGEKLQFAIRITDESIAAMMIPKLTVLTFVENACIHGIEGTSNDGVVEVLFEIRSKELYISIRDTGVGMDQDKLASLRKMMQDPSMDRMSELSSIGMMNAYIRLRMYFNDFVQVHIFSEKGKGTTIGIQIPLMQASQE; this is encoded by the coding sequence ATGAGCCGAAAGAAATACTGTAAGCGTATTCAGTTTTTGGATGATTGGAGTCTCAAAACCAAGTTGTACATATTGTTCATTTTTTGTGTGCTGGTCCCGGTCCTGGTCACAAATACCGTGTTTTACCAAAGCATCAAAGGTAACATTGAAGAGAAGGAGCATAGCCGATTCAATGAAATGCAGCAAAGGATCAAGTTCAACCTGCGGAACAGTATAGACAATAGCTTGTATGTGTCCAATTTTCTCTACACCGATGGAACGCTGAACCGGTTCATGGAGTTCAAGTATCGCGATCAGGAAGACTATTACTCTGCCTACTATGATATGCTTAGCAACAACAATCTGGTCAGGTACTACTACAGCTACCAGCAGGTGAATCAAATTACGTTTTATGTTGGCAATGAAACCTTCGTCAATGGAGGAAACTTCATTAAGCTGGATGATGAGGTGGAGAAAAGTGATTGGTATCAGGCGCTGATGAACACGAGTGACCATATCATGATCTATTCGTATTTTGACAAACAGCAGGCGGAGATGTCGCAAAGTCAGGGAGGACGCAAAGTAAGCATTATTCGTAAGCTGGATTACTTTGGGGAGCAGCAGGTTGAAAAGGTATTAAAGGTTGATCTGGACTACGCTTTCATCAACAAATCGCTTAAAAATGAGGGAGCCAATGGGAAGGTGTATGTCGTTTCGGATGGCAGGGTCATTTTCTCGAACGATTCAAAAATGAACCAGACGCGCCAGCCATTTAATCTGATTGCAAACAGTCCAATTGACCCTGTTCAATCCATGCAATCGATCCCCGTCGTATCCGAGGATTGGCAGATTGTCGTCAGCACAGAGAAATTGGACGTTCTGTCGGAGATTGTTAATTCCAAGCTTAATTTGACTTTGCTGATCATTCTTAATCTGTTGGTGCCCACACTGCTGATCTGGTTGATATCCAGATCACTGGTCATCAGAGTTGATCGGATAGCGAAGCACCTGGATCAAGTGAAGCATGAGAAATTTGAGGTGATATCGGGACCTGTGGGCAAGGACGAGATCGGCAGCCTGACCCATAGTTATAACATGATGGTCATCAAGATCAAGAACTTGATTGAGATTGTGTTTAAGGGTCAGGTGGAGCGGCAAGCCCTTGAGCTCTCCAAAAAGCAGGCGGAGCTGAAAGCCCTTCAGAGTCAGGTGAATCCCCATTTCATGTTCAACACGCTTGAAACGATCCGTATGCGGAGTTTGATCAAGGACGAGCTTGAAACCTCCGATGTCATTCATAGACTGGCACTGCTGTTACGTCAGACGATCAATTGGGGCGACGATCTGATTACAATTGCAGAGGAAATCAATTTTGTGGAGAGTTATCTGAGTATCCAGCAGTATCGCTTTGGCGAAAAGCTGCAATTCGCAATCCGGATCACAGACGAATCCATTGCTGCCATGATGATACCCAAGTTAACCGTGCTCACCTTTGTGGAGAATGCTTGTATCCATGGCATTGAGGGGACGTCGAATGATGGGGTCGTGGAGGTATTATTCGAAATTCGAAGTAAGGAGCTGTATATCTCCATTCGAGATACCGGAGTTGGTATGGATCAGGACAAGCTGGCCTCGCTCCGCAAAATGATGCAAGACCCGAGTA